Proteins encoded within one genomic window of Sphingomonas cannabina:
- the rplU gene encoding 50S ribosomal protein L21 translates to MFAVVRTGGKQYRVAAGDKIVVEKIDGEAGASVTLGDVLLAGEGSELKPTDGLTVAAEIVAQAKGEKVVIFKKRRRHNYRRKAGHRQQHTILKIVSIGAVEKKAKAAPKKKAEEAPAADDAAAAAQA, encoded by the coding sequence ATGTTCGCAGTCGTGCGCACGGGCGGCAAGCAGTATCGCGTTGCCGCTGGAGACAAGATCGTCGTCGAGAAGATCGACGGCGAGGCCGGCGCGTCGGTGACGCTCGGCGACGTGCTGCTCGCGGGCGAGGGCTCCGAGCTCAAGCCGACCGACGGCCTGACCGTCGCCGCCGAGATCGTCGCCCAGGCCAAGGGCGAGAAGGTGGTGATCTTCAAGAAGCGCCGCCGTCACAACTATCGCCGCAAGGCCGGCCACCGCCAGCAGCACACGATCCTGAAGATCGTGTCGATCGGCGCCGTCGAGAAGAAGGCGAAGGCCGCGCCGAAGAAGAAGGCGGAAGAGGCCCCGGCCGCGGACGACGCGGCTGCGGCGGCCCAGGCGTAA
- a CDS encoding anthranilate synthase component II, translating into MILVVDNYDSFTWNLVHYLMELGVEVEVVRNDALSAADALATGASGILLSPGPCTPNEAGICLDVVAACAEARRPLLGVCLGHQAIGQHFGGKVVRGGLMHGKTSPVRHDGTGVFAGIPSPFTATRYHSLIVEEMPETLIVNATADDASVMGLRHRDLPIHGVQFHPESIATEHGHALLANFVAMTGDNRRAAA; encoded by the coding sequence ATGATCCTGGTCGTCGACAATTACGACAGCTTCACCTGGAACCTGGTCCATTATCTGATGGAGCTGGGGGTCGAGGTGGAGGTCGTCCGCAACGATGCGCTGAGCGCGGCGGATGCGCTCGCGACCGGTGCGAGCGGCATCCTGCTCTCGCCGGGGCCGTGCACGCCCAATGAGGCGGGCATCTGCCTCGACGTCGTCGCAGCCTGCGCCGAAGCGCGCAGGCCGCTGCTCGGCGTGTGCCTGGGGCACCAGGCGATCGGCCAGCATTTCGGCGGCAAGGTGGTGCGCGGCGGGCTGATGCACGGCAAGACCTCGCCGGTGCGCCATGACGGGACCGGCGTGTTCGCGGGGATTCCGTCGCCGTTCACCGCGACGCGCTATCACTCACTGATCGTCGAGGAGATGCCGGAGACGCTGATCGTCAACGCCACCGCCGACGACGCGAGCGTGATGGGCCTGCGTCACCGCGACCTGCCGATCCACGGCGTCCAGTTCCACCCGGAGAGCATCGCCACCGAGCACGGTCACGCCCTGCTCGCCAATTTCGTCGCGATGACCGGCGACAATCGCAGGGCGGCGGCGTGA
- the trpD gene encoding anthranilate phosphoribosyltransferase, producing the protein MTTFARLPDPMTPLSHESAAQAFADILDGRTSEEAIAAFLIGLTERGETSIEIAEAARALRERLIPIDAPEGAIDVCGTGGDGHHTLNVSTAVSLVVAACGVPVAKHGNRAASSKAGAADTLEALGLDMERAGAIAEATLRDLGICFLFAANHHPAMRRIQPIRQRIGRRTIFNLMGPLANPAHVTRQLLGIARPDYAPVYAEALASLGTISAAVVSGEEGLDELSGAGPSIVLRVGCPALPDRIVPEDAGLARSPLSEIRGGDPEYNALALRRLLKGEPSAYRDAVVLNAAAALVIADQAADLKEGAATAAAAIDTQAAEKLLDAWIAYA; encoded by the coding sequence GTGACCACCTTCGCCCGCCTGCCCGACCCCATGACGCCGCTCAGCCACGAGTCGGCCGCGCAGGCCTTCGCCGATATCCTCGACGGCCGCACCAGCGAGGAGGCGATCGCCGCCTTCCTGATCGGCCTCACGGAGCGCGGCGAGACCTCGATCGAGATCGCCGAGGCCGCGCGGGCGCTGCGCGAGCGGCTGATCCCCATCGACGCCCCCGAAGGCGCGATCGACGTGTGCGGCACCGGCGGCGACGGCCATCACACGCTCAACGTCTCGACCGCGGTCAGCCTGGTGGTGGCGGCGTGCGGCGTGCCGGTCGCAAAGCACGGTAATCGCGCCGCCTCATCCAAGGCCGGCGCCGCCGACACGCTGGAAGCGCTCGGCCTCGACATGGAGCGCGCCGGCGCCATAGCCGAGGCGACGCTGCGCGATCTCGGCATCTGCTTCCTGTTCGCCGCCAACCACCATCCTGCGATGCGCCGCATCCAGCCGATCCGCCAGCGCATCGGCCGGCGCACCATCTTCAACCTGATGGGCCCGCTCGCCAATCCGGCGCACGTCACGCGCCAGCTGCTCGGCATCGCGCGGCCGGACTATGCGCCGGTCTATGCCGAGGCGCTCGCCAGCCTCGGTACGATCAGCGCAGCGGTGGTGTCCGGCGAGGAAGGGCTCGACGAGCTCTCCGGCGCCGGCCCCAGCATCGTGCTCCGCGTCGGCTGCCCCGCCCTCCCCGACCGCATCGTCCCCGAGGACGCCGGTCTCGCTCGCTCGCCGCTCAGCGAGATCCGCGGCGGCGATCCGGAATACAATGCGCTGGCGCTGCGCCGCCTGCTCAAGGGCGAGCCGAGCGCCTATCGCGACGCGGTGGTGCTCAATGCCGCCGCTGCCCTTGTGATCGCGGATCAGGCCGCCGACCTCAAGGAGGGCGCGGCCACGGCCGCCGCCGCGATCGACACCCAAGCGGCCGAAAAGCTCCTCGACGCCTGGATCGCCTACGCATGA
- the rpmA gene encoding 50S ribosomal protein L27 translates to MAHKKAGGSSRNGRDSAGRRLGVKKFGGEAVVAGNIIVRQRGTKYYPGTNVGMGKDHTLFALVDGRVAFKDGKLGRKFCTVEMIPAAAE, encoded by the coding sequence ATGGCACATAAGAAAGCAGGCGGCTCTTCGCGCAACGGTCGTGATTCGGCCGGCCGCCGTCTTGGCGTGAAGAAGTTCGGTGGCGAGGCTGTCGTCGCCGGCAACATCATCGTGCGCCAGCGCGGCACCAAATATTATCCGGGCACGAACGTGGGCATGGGCAAGGACCACACCCTCTTCGCGCTCGTCGACGGCCGCGTCGCGTTCAAGGACGGCAAGCTTGGCCGCAAGTTCTGCACCGTCGAGATGATTCCGGCAGCGGCCGAATAA
- the hspQ gene encoding heat shock protein HspQ — translation MTHLPTRTEAFDPGVPMPPIASARFTIGEVVRHRMFDFRGVIFDVDPVFANSEEWYEAIPEDIRPRKDQPFYHLLAENADSNYIAYVSQQNLVPDDSDEPVDHPAISGLFDRLVDGRYRLRREHRH, via the coding sequence ATGACTCACCTTCCCACCCGCACCGAAGCCTTCGATCCCGGCGTGCCGATGCCGCCGATCGCGAGCGCGCGCTTCACGATCGGCGAGGTGGTGCGCCACCGCATGTTCGACTTCCGCGGTGTGATCTTCGACGTCGATCCCGTCTTCGCCAACAGCGAGGAATGGTATGAGGCGATCCCCGAGGACATCCGCCCGCGCAAGGACCAACCCTTCTACCACTTGCTCGCCGAGAACGCCGACTCGAACTACATCGCCTATGTGAGCCAGCAGAACCTGGTCCCTGACGACAGCGACGAACCGGTCGACCATCCGGCGATCAGCGGCCTGTTCGACCGGCTGGTCGACGGCCGATACCGATTGCGGCGCGAACACCGGCATTGA
- a CDS encoding GNAT family N-acetyltransferase produces the protein MFARTPRLTLRPGWAEDAPALARAAAHESVATKLSRLPWPYTQADAEAWLTMERGDDDVFCLILAHEGGEQPRLVGAIGLHPAEEGAHEIGYWLTPDAWGRGYATEAGKAMLGIARYGLGVRRLVSGHFVDNPASGRVLRKLGFRATGRIERRECRARGTRVPTATYTLDLAAEDERPVMCMAA, from the coding sequence ATGTTCGCGAGAACCCCGAGACTGACGCTGCGGCCCGGCTGGGCGGAGGACGCCCCTGCCCTCGCCCGTGCCGCGGCCCATGAGAGCGTGGCGACGAAGCTGTCGCGCCTGCCCTGGCCGTACACCCAGGCGGATGCCGAGGCATGGCTGACGATGGAACGCGGGGACGACGACGTCTTCTGCCTCATCCTCGCCCATGAGGGCGGCGAGCAGCCCCGGCTGGTCGGCGCTATCGGTCTGCATCCGGCGGAAGAAGGGGCGCATGAGATCGGCTATTGGCTGACGCCCGATGCCTGGGGCCGCGGTTATGCGACCGAAGCGGGCAAGGCGATGCTGGGGATCGCGCGCTACGGGCTCGGGGTGCGGCGCCTCGTTTCCGGCCATTTCGTCGACAACCCCGCCTCGGGCCGGGTGCTGCGCAAGCTCGGCTTCCGGGCCACCGGCCGGATCGAGCGGCGCGAGTGCCGGGCGCGCGGTACGCGCGTGCCGACGGCCACCTACACGCTCGACCTCGCTGCCGAGGACGAGCGACCGGTCATGTGCATGGCGGCGTAA
- a CDS encoding DUF4142 domain-containing protein — MRGIRWLALGASALALAACGQKTETSTNLTTDTVVSNDASTPAAAPGQAFANTAAASDAFEIATSELAANQAQSATIKKFAAQMITAHTDSTAKLKAAASTVSPALTPDPTLTAEQQQTLDSLKALKGAEFDKAYASAQVDAHQKALDGLKTYSASGDVPQLKDFATKLVPIVTAHLNMAKSLKA, encoded by the coding sequence ATGCGCGGAATTCGTTGGTTGGCACTGGGCGCCTCTGCCCTGGCACTGGCAGCCTGTGGTCAAAAGACCGAGACGAGCACGAACCTGACCACCGACACGGTCGTCAGCAACGATGCCTCCACGCCGGCGGCGGCGCCGGGCCAGGCGTTCGCCAACACCGCCGCGGCGAGCGATGCGTTCGAGATCGCGACGTCCGAGCTCGCCGCCAACCAGGCGCAGTCGGCCACGATCAAGAAATTCGCCGCTCAGATGATCACCGCCCACACCGATTCGACGGCGAAGCTCAAGGCGGCGGCAAGCACCGTCTCGCCAGCCTTGACCCCGGATCCCACGCTCACCGCCGAGCAGCAGCAGACGCTCGATTCGCTGAAGGCACTCAAGGGCGCCGAATTCGACAAGGCCTATGCGTCGGCGCAGGTCGACGCCCACCAGAAGGCGCTCGACGGCCTCAAAACCTATTCGGCGAGCGGCGACGTCCCCCAACTCAAGGATTTCGCCACCAAGCTCGTCCCGATCGTCACGGCCCATCTCAATATGGCGAAGTCGCTCAAGGCCTGA
- a CDS encoding VOC family protein produces MKIVTSLSFQGQCREAFEFYARVLGGKITAAYPYGDGPPDMPVDAKYKDWLMHCWLDVGDQSIMGADMDVQWAPNVDKPKNGFDVTLHTEDKAEAQRWFDALSEGGHTVMPFGETFWSPGYGSFVDKFGVPWMVNTVPAADWSPSQGGWAG; encoded by the coding sequence ATGAAGATCGTGACCAGCCTGAGCTTTCAGGGCCAGTGCCGCGAGGCGTTCGAATTCTATGCCAGAGTCCTGGGCGGCAAGATCACTGCTGCCTATCCCTATGGCGACGGCCCGCCGGACATGCCGGTCGACGCCAAATACAAGGATTGGCTGATGCATTGCTGGCTGGATGTCGGCGATCAGTCCATCATGGGAGCGGACATGGACGTCCAATGGGCGCCCAACGTCGACAAGCCCAAGAACGGTTTCGACGTGACCCTGCACACCGAGGACAAGGCCGAGGCGCAGCGCTGGTTCGATGCCCTGTCGGAGGGCGGCCACACCGTCATGCCGTTCGGCGAGACCTTCTGGTCGCCGGGTTATGGCTCTTTTGTGGACAAGTTCGGTGTGCCCTGGATGGTCAACACCGTTCCCGCGGCCGACTGGAGCCCGTCGCAAGGCGGATGGGCCGGCTAG
- the trpC gene encoding indole-3-glycerol phosphate synthase TrpC produces the protein MSTMLDTILATKAEEVAARRRATPVADLHAMALAQTPPRGFRAALDAKAAGGYGLIAEIKKASPSKGLIRADFDPPSHARAYEAGGAACLSVLTDASYFQGHEDYLIAARAACALPVIRKDFMIDPWQVLEARAIGADAILIIVAALDDGPMTEIEDAAISLGMDVLVEVHDETELDRALRLRSRLIGVNNRNLKDFTVDFARTYELVGRAPADCTFVAESGLTTRADLDAMAGHGVRCFLIGEALMRQQDVEAATRALVG, from the coding sequence ATGAGCACGATGCTCGACACGATCCTCGCGACCAAGGCGGAGGAGGTCGCCGCGCGCCGCCGCGCGACGCCGGTCGCCGATCTGCACGCCATGGCACTGGCCCAGACCCCGCCACGCGGCTTTCGGGCCGCGCTCGATGCGAAGGCGGCGGGCGGCTACGGCCTGATCGCCGAAATCAAGAAGGCTTCGCCGTCCAAGGGATTGATTCGCGCGGATTTCGACCCGCCATCCCATGCCCGTGCCTATGAGGCGGGCGGCGCCGCCTGCCTGTCGGTTCTGACCGATGCATCCTATTTCCAGGGGCATGAGGACTATCTGATCGCCGCGCGTGCCGCCTGCGCGCTGCCGGTGATCCGCAAGGACTTCATGATCGATCCCTGGCAGGTGCTCGAGGCGCGGGCGATCGGCGCCGACGCGATCCTGATCATCGTCGCCGCGCTCGACGATGGACCGATGACCGAGATCGAGGACGCTGCCATAAGCCTTGGCATGGACGTGCTGGTCGAAGTGCATGACGAGACGGAGCTGGACCGCGCGCTTCGCCTCCGATCGCGGCTGATCGGCGTGAATAACCGCAATCTCAAGGACTTTACCGTCGATTTCGCACGTACTTATGAGCTCGTCGGCCGCGCGCCCGCGGATTGCACCTTCGTCGCGGAGAGCGGTCTCACTACCCGCGCCGATCTCGACGCGATGGCCGGGCACGGCGTCCGCTGCTTCCTGATCGGCGAGGCGCTGATGCGCCAGCAGGACGTCGAGGCGGCGACGCGGGCGCTGGTGGGATGA
- a CDS encoding DUF3597 family protein — MSIFGSIMGKIFGQRPAASAAPASASPAPSAPAAQAPAANPAPAAAPAADQVDVGAVLSAMAEMKGGGGNYQSSIVDLLKLLDLDSSLAARKQLADELNVRAGEDGSAEQNIALHRAVMAKLAENGGVVPDTLRN, encoded by the coding sequence ATGAGCATTTTCGGCAGCATCATGGGCAAGATCTTCGGGCAACGGCCGGCGGCGTCGGCAGCGCCCGCGAGCGCATCGCCGGCCCCCTCCGCGCCGGCCGCGCAGGCGCCCGCCGCCAATCCGGCGCCGGCTGCCGCACCTGCTGCCGATCAGGTCGATGTCGGCGCGGTACTCTCCGCGATGGCCGAGATGAAGGGTGGTGGCGGCAATTACCAAAGCTCGATCGTCGATCTGCTGAAGCTGCTCGATCTCGATTCGAGCCTCGCTGCGCGCAAGCAGCTGGCGGACGAGCTCAACGTCCGTGCCGGCGAAGACGGAAGCGCCGAGCAGAACATCGCGCTGCACCGGGCGGTCATGGCCAAGCTTGCCGAAAATGGCGGCGTCGTTCCGGACACGCTTCGCAATTGA
- the moaC gene encoding cyclic pyranopterin monophosphate synthase MoaC: MSDLTHLDESGAARMVDVAGKPITTRRAVAMGRITMSAEAAAAIREGSVKKGDVLATARVAGIMAAKRTAELIPLCHPLPLTSVAIDLDVGDTQVTATATAATDAKTGVEMEALTAVTVALLTIYDMAKALDKAMTIDGVRLIEKTGGKSGDWHANGSGR; encoded by the coding sequence ATGAGCGACCTCACGCACCTCGACGAAAGCGGCGCCGCCCGGATGGTCGACGTCGCCGGCAAGCCCATCACCACCCGCCGGGCGGTGGCGATGGGCCGCATTACCATGTCCGCAGAGGCCGCCGCGGCGATCCGTGAGGGAAGCGTCAAGAAAGGCGATGTCCTGGCGACGGCCCGTGTCGCCGGGATCATGGCCGCGAAGCGGACGGCGGAGCTGATCCCACTCTGCCACCCGCTGCCGCTGACCAGCGTCGCGATCGACCTCGACGTCGGCGACACCCAGGTCACCGCCACCGCCACCGCCGCGACCGATGCGAAGACCGGCGTCGAGATGGAGGCGCTGACCGCCGTCACCGTCGCGCTGCTGACGATCTACGATATGGCCAAGGCGCTCGACAAAGCCATGACGATCGACGGTGTGCGGCTGATCGAGAAGACCGGCGGCAAGTCCGGCGACTGGCACGCGAATGGCTCCGGCCGCTAG
- a CDS encoding TonB-dependent receptor plug domain-containing protein, with translation MIHSRTALALTASIIALAGQAAHAQQTTPAESAPAPQAGPEEAQSPAAGDIVVTGTRVAGRSKLDTASPVDVLSANSLRQQGTTELGASLATVAPSIDFPRPSAVDGTDAIRPATLRGLSPDQTLVLVNGVRSHTAALLNINGSVGRGSAATDLNTIPTVALDRIEVLRDGASAQYGSDAIAGVVNVRLREARSGGGVSATYGFYDTDIDTARGHRSVTGEHTLSVSGWQGVGFGEDGFLTVSGEYLERQPTNRADYDPRVTPNRVTGRFGDPQVRQYSIWANAGTTIAGDWKLYGWFGYQDRDTRSAAFPRLPSASGAFVPTLYPNGFLPLINTKSTDVNSAIGVKGSLGDWNVDVNVSYGRNKIGFRTLNSANYSYGDASQTDFSDGALIYDQLVGGIDVTREFPVFRSLNVAFGIEGRREGFKITPGEPASYNSGPAFPLAQPGAQGFVGFSPINAIEKHRQNGSIYLDLEAQVTDKLLIGLAGRGEDYSDFGTTATGKVSIRYDFAPWFALRGTASTGFRAPALQQQYFTSVASVIQNGAPLLTGLYPSTSPVGAALGGLPLEPEKSTNFSVGTVIRSGGFDLTVDGYYIKIRDQIGLSENIQASFSPEVAAILAPFGVQAARFFINGLASTTQGIDVVAHYRLRSAGAGTFDFTVAGNVNTIDVTRVPTSTAVLDPAPTLFARSRILTLEQGTPGEKVTGSLDWSLDRIGATARVTYYGNVNQPGTAADGSADIFTGRHVITDLELRYQAAKGAQIALGVSNLFDVYPDATAAALNSTGVVGFPYYSPFGFNGRYLYARAGLNW, from the coding sequence ATGATTCACTCGCGTACCGCGCTCGCGCTCACCGCCTCCATCATCGCGCTGGCCGGCCAGGCCGCTCATGCGCAGCAGACGACGCCGGCGGAAAGCGCGCCTGCGCCACAGGCCGGTCCGGAAGAGGCCCAGTCGCCCGCAGCGGGAGACATCGTCGTCACCGGCACCCGCGTCGCGGGGCGCTCCAAGCTCGACACGGCATCGCCCGTCGACGTGCTGAGCGCGAACAGCCTGCGCCAGCAGGGCACGACCGAGCTCGGTGCCTCGCTGGCGACGGTGGCGCCTTCGATCGACTTCCCGCGCCCTTCGGCCGTCGACGGCACCGACGCGATCCGGCCCGCCACGCTGCGCGGCCTTTCGCCCGACCAGACGCTGGTCCTCGTCAACGGCGTGCGTTCGCACACCGCAGCGCTGCTCAACATCAACGGCTCCGTCGGCCGCGGTTCGGCGGCGACCGACCTCAACACCATCCCGACGGTCGCGCTCGACAGGATCGAGGTGCTTCGCGACGGCGCATCGGCGCAATATGGCTCCGACGCCATCGCCGGTGTGGTCAACGTCCGGCTGCGGGAGGCCCGCTCGGGCGGCGGCGTTTCCGCGACCTATGGCTTCTACGACACTGACATCGACACTGCCCGCGGCCACCGGTCGGTGACTGGCGAGCACACGCTGAGCGTCTCGGGCTGGCAGGGCGTCGGCTTCGGCGAGGACGGCTTCCTGACCGTGTCCGGCGAGTATCTCGAGCGCCAGCCGACCAACCGCGCCGACTATGATCCGCGCGTCACGCCGAACCGGGTCACCGGCCGCTTCGGCGATCCGCAGGTGCGTCAGTACAGCATCTGGGCCAACGCCGGCACCACCATCGCCGGCGACTGGAAGCTCTACGGCTGGTTCGGCTATCAGGACCGTGACACGCGCAGCGCCGCCTTCCCGCGCCTGCCGAGCGCGTCGGGAGCCTTCGTGCCGACGCTCTATCCCAACGGCTTTCTGCCGCTCATCAACACCAAGTCGACCGACGTGAACTCGGCGATCGGCGTCAAGGGCAGCCTCGGCGACTGGAACGTCGACGTGAACGTCAGCTACGGCCGCAACAAGATCGGCTTCCGCACGCTCAATTCGGCGAACTACAGCTATGGCGATGCCTCGCAGACCGATTTCTCGGACGGGGCGCTGATCTACGACCAGCTCGTCGGCGGGATCGACGTGACGCGCGAGTTCCCGGTGTTCCGGTCGCTCAACGTCGCCTTCGGCATCGAAGGGCGGCGCGAAGGCTTCAAGATCACGCCGGGCGAGCCGGCATCCTATAATTCAGGGCCGGCCTTCCCGCTCGCGCAGCCGGGTGCGCAGGGCTTCGTCGGCTTCTCGCCGATCAATGCGATCGAGAAGCACCGGCAGAACGGATCGATCTACCTCGACCTCGAGGCGCAGGTCACCGACAAGCTGCTGATCGGTCTCGCTGGCCGCGGCGAGGATTATTCCGACTTCGGCACCACTGCGACCGGCAAGGTCTCGATCCGCTACGACTTCGCTCCATGGTTCGCGCTGCGCGGCACGGCCTCGACCGGCTTCCGCGCGCCGGCGCTGCAGCAGCAGTATTTCACCTCGGTCGCCTCGGTGATCCAGAACGGGGCGCCGCTGCTGACCGGGCTCTATCCCTCGACCTCGCCCGTGGGCGCGGCGCTGGGCGGGCTGCCGCTCGAGCCCGAGAAGTCGACCAACTTCTCCGTCGGCACGGTGATCCGCAGCGGCGGCTTCGACCTCACCGTCGACGGCTATTACATCAAGATCCGCGACCAGATCGGCCTGTCGGAGAACATCCAGGCCAGCTTCAGCCCTGAAGTCGCGGCGATCCTCGCGCCGTTCGGCGTGCAGGCGGCGCGCTTCTTCATCAACGGTCTCGCCTCGACCACGCAGGGCATCGACGTGGTGGCGCACTACCGGCTGCGCTCGGCGGGCGCCGGCACCTTCGACTTCACCGTCGCGGGCAACGTCAACACAATCGACGTGACCCGCGTGCCGACCTCGACCGCGGTGCTCGACCCCGCCCCGACCCTGTTCGCCCGCAGCCGCATCCTGACGCTGGAACAGGGCACGCCGGGCGAGAAGGTGACGGGATCGCTCGACTGGTCGCTCGACCGGATCGGCGCGACGGCGCGCGTGACCTATTACGGCAACGTCAACCAGCCGGGCACGGCGGCCGACGGTTCGGCCGACATCTTCACCGGGCGGCACGTCATCACCGACCTCGAGCTACGCTACCAGGCAGCCAAGGGCGCCCAGATCGCGCTCGGCGTCAGCAACCTGTTCGACGTCTATCCCGATGCGACCGCCGCCGCGCTCAACTCGACCGGCGTGGTCGGCTTTCCCTATTATTCGCCGTTCGGGTTCAACGGGCGCTATCTCTATGCCCGCGCCGGCCTGAACTGGTGA
- a CDS encoding TetR/AcrR family transcriptional regulator — MLATRKRLSPEESRDAALDAARALLVEQGPQAVTLKAVAARIGRTHANLLHHFGSAAGLQRALIERMADFITTTIREAVFRAREGDHNPREVVDLAFDAFGQGGGGALASWMILSGNEDALDPILTAIHDLVEELSQDHSKEERPIQDETLQLVLMALGDALLGGPMARSLGVPRERAREIARAALMHDEQD, encoded by the coding sequence ATGCTCGCCACCCGCAAACGCCTCTCCCCCGAAGAATCGCGCGACGCCGCGCTCGACGCCGCGCGTGCGCTGCTGGTCGAGCAGGGGCCGCAGGCGGTGACGCTCAAGGCCGTGGCCGCGCGCATCGGCCGCACCCACGCCAATCTCCTCCATCATTTCGGTTCGGCTGCCGGGCTGCAGCGCGCGCTGATCGAGCGGATGGCCGACTTCATCACCACCACGATCCGCGAGGCAGTGTTCCGCGCACGCGAGGGCGACCACAACCCGCGCGAGGTGGTCGATCTCGCCTTCGACGCCTTCGGCCAGGGCGGCGGCGGCGCGCTGGCGAGCTGGATGATCCTGTCGGGCAACGAGGACGCGCTCGATCCGATCCTCACCGCGATCCACGACCTGGTCGAGGAGCTCTCGCAGGATCATTCCAAGGAGGAACGGCCGATCCAGGACGAGACGCTCCAGCTCGTGCTGATGGCGCTCGGCGATGCGCTGCTCGGCGGGCCGATGGCGCGCTCGCTCGGCGTTCCCCGCGAGCGCGCCCGCGAGATCGCGCGCGCCGCGCTCATGCACGACGAACAGGACTGA